One Azospirillum sp. TSA2s genomic region harbors:
- the lptG gene encoding LPS export ABC transporter permease LptG, producing MYSSPTLSRYIGRQFIVWFCLLMVILLAIVLLLDTVELLRRAGTKPHVTFGLVVEMALLKLPEIGQQIFPFVILFAGMFTFWRLTRSAELVVARAVGVSAWQFLMPVMFAAAAIGVVKVTLINPVGAVFIAKYEQLQDRYLKLQSSTLNISRSGLWLRQTNEKEQFFIHSELVNPVTFELSNVIVFLFDADQNYLGRVDAPSAELKDRKWELQDAVLNRAKKDPEKLDSYTIPTELDMATIEESFAPPETISFWELPRFIHTLETTGFPAVRHRLHYQSLLAQPFLFLAMVLFAAAFSLRLPRRGGTMAMVTGGVLTGFVLFVMTDVVRTFGMSETIPIVMAAWSPAGISLLLGTAALLHLEDG from the coding sequence ATGTATTCCTCGCCTACGCTTTCCCGTTACATCGGGCGGCAGTTCATCGTCTGGTTCTGCTTGCTGATGGTGATCCTGCTCGCCATCGTGCTGCTGCTGGACACGGTGGAGCTGCTGCGCCGCGCCGGCACCAAACCACATGTGACCTTCGGGCTGGTGGTGGAAATGGCGCTGCTGAAGCTGCCGGAGATCGGGCAGCAGATCTTCCCCTTCGTCATCCTGTTCGCGGGCATGTTCACCTTCTGGCGGCTGACGCGCAGCGCCGAACTGGTGGTCGCCCGCGCCGTCGGCGTTTCGGCCTGGCAATTCCTGATGCCGGTGATGTTCGCCGCCGCCGCCATCGGCGTGGTGAAGGTGACGCTGATCAATCCGGTCGGCGCCGTGTTCATCGCCAAGTACGAGCAGTTGCAGGACCGCTATCTGAAACTGCAGTCGAGCACGCTGAACATCTCGCGCTCCGGCCTGTGGCTGCGCCAGACCAACGAGAAGGAACAGTTCTTCATCCATTCGGAGCTGGTCAATCCGGTGACCTTCGAGCTGTCGAACGTCATCGTCTTCCTGTTCGATGCCGATCAGAACTATCTCGGCCGCGTCGACGCGCCCAGCGCCGAACTGAAGGACCGCAAGTGGGAACTGCAGGACGCCGTTCTGAACCGGGCCAAGAAGGATCCGGAGAAGCTCGACAGCTACACGATCCCGACCGAGCTGGACATGGCCACCATCGAGGAGAGCTTCGCCCCGCCGGAGACGATCTCCTTCTGGGAGCTGCCGCGCTTCATCCACACGCTGGAGACCACGGGCTTCCCCGCTGTGCGGCACCGGCTGCATTACCAGTCGCTGCTGGCCCAGCCCTTCCTGTTCCTGGCGATGGTGCTGTTTGCCGCCGCATTCTCGCTGCGGCTGCCAAGGCGCGGCGGGACGATGGCGATGGTCACCGGCGGGGTGCTGACCGGATTCGTCCTGTTCGTGATGACCGACGTGGTCCGCACCTTCGGCATGTCGGAGACGATCCCCATCGTGATGGCGGCCTGGAGTCCCGCCGGCATCAGCCTGCTGCTGGGAACCGCGGCCCTTCTTCATCTGGAGGACGGCTGA